TATTCATTGACATTCTTCTAAATACTCCCAGACCGCTTCTAAGGTATGGAATGAACCACATACCAAAATCAGTTGATTATTTTTTGTTTCTTCAAGCGCTGATAAAAAGGCAGCTTGTACATTTTCAAACTGTTCAACTGTTTCATCCTGCAAAGCCGATCTTAATTGATCCATCGATGCCGCACGAGGCACAGTCAATGGCGCAATTTTCCACTTTAATACAGTGTTTTTCAATAACTTGACGACGGTTTCTATATCTTTATCAGTCAACATTGAAAAAACAGTGACAACTTCTGTGTACTGTTTATTGTATTCCATGAATTTTCGCAATTGCTTTAACAAAAATTCAACACCGTGCGGATTATGTCCTGCATCAAAAATGACAGTTTTATCTTGGGTTTTATGATGAATCGTTTCAACTTCAAAACGACCTTGTAAACGTGCCTGCAAAATACCTTGTGCAATCGCGTGTTGTGTCACGGTTAAATCACTGAGTAAAATCGCGGCAACGGCTGTAGAAATATTTTCCAATGCAAGCTGACCAAGCGGCAGTTTTAGCGTTAAACCTGATGTGGCAAAGTTCCACGTTTGACCATCTGCTGCATAATCATAGAAATAATCTTGATTCACAACATGTAATTTTGCCTGACACTGTTGTGCTTTTGTTTTAATGGCAAGTGGGAGCTGCTGTAAACCACCAAAAACCACAGGAATATTTGGACGAATAATTCCTGCTTTTTCAAAAGCAATCTTTTCAATGGTATCACCGAGCCAATCGGTATGGTCAAGCCCAATATTGGTAATAACCGCAACATCAGGGTCGATGACATTCACCACATCTAAACGACCACCAAGTCCAACTTCAAGCACCCAAACATCACAATTCATTTGCTTAAAAATGACAAAAGCAGCCAAAGTGGTTGCTTCAAAAAAAGATAAACTGAGATCACACTGACGACGTGCTGCATCAACTAAGACAAATGCATCAATCAAGGTCTGATCAGAAACTTCTTGTCCTGCTAATTTGACGCGCTCATTAAAACGATAAATATGTGGGGATTGGTACAGTCCAACATTAAAACCTTGTGCATTCAGAATCGCAGCCAAGGTCGTAGTGGTTGAACCTTTACCATTGGTTCCTGCAACCGTAAAAACTTTGGCATTGGGCTTGGTTACACCCAATGCTTCTGCGACAGGAATGACCCGTTCTAAGCCTAAATCAATCCCTGTAACGTGAACATGGCTCCAATAATTGAGCCATGTTTGTAAACTATCAGTATTTAATGGAGCAATGTTGTTCAAGGCAAGTTCATCAGTTTCGCTACGATGCGATATACAGTATCACGTAATGCATGACGATGAACAATTTGATCGACCACACCATGATCAAGCAAGAATTCTGCACGTTGGAATGGTTCTTCCAATTTTTCACGTACAGTTTGTTCAATGACACGCTTACCTGCGAAACCAATCATCGCTTTCGGTTCTGCAATATGCACATCACCTAACATAGCCAATGATGCGGTAACACCGCCATATACTGGATGGGTTAATACCACAATATACGGAAGATGTGCATCTTTCATTTTTTGGATCGCAGCAGAAGTACGTGCCATTTGCATCAAAGACAACATGCCTTCTTGCATACGCGCACCACCAGAAGCTGCAAAACAGATCAATGGTTGTTTGGCAGCAATCGCTTTTTCAGCAGCCTGCACAAAACGATCACCGACCACGGTACCCATTGAACCACCCATGAAGTCAAATTCAAAGGCACATGCCACTAGAGGAATATTTTTTAGCTGACCTTGCATCACCACAAGTGCTTCTGACTCACCTGTTTTATCCTGCGCTTCTTTCATACGGTCGGGATAAGCTTTACTGTCAACAAAATGTAATGGATCTTTGGCAACAAATTCTTGACCAAGTTCCGCAGTCACATTGTCAAAAAACCAATTTAAGCGATCACGTGCCTTCATTTTTAAATGTTCATCACACGATGGACATACGTAGGCGTTAAACGACATCGCTGTACGAGTCACTAAAGCATGACACTCAGGGCACTCAATCGTTGGTTCAGTAAATGTTGCTTTGAGTGTTTGTTGTTGATCAGGCAAATGGATGCCTGGAATCGAACGTTCAGTCCACGGCGTCACTGGGCTGAGAATTTTCCCTGATTTCACTTCTTGATTCATACTAACTCATCGAGCGCTGCTCGAAGCTCCTTGACTTTATTCACTGCTTGTTCAGCAGCTTGTTCGGGTGCTAAGTTTGCAAATGGTTTGACAAATGCACTTCCCACAATGACCGCATCGGCAACCTGTCCAACCGCTTTAGCAGAAGCTGCATCACTGATCCCAAAACCCACACCAACAGGAATATCTGTCACGGTTTTGATTTTTTGAATACGTGTTGCAACTTCTGTGGTATCGAGTGTCGCTGCACCAGTCACCCCTTTTAATGACACATAATAAATAAAGCCACTCGCTTGTTTTACTACACGTTGAATACGTTCATCTGTTGACGTAGGTGCAAGCAAGAAAATTTGATCCATACTGTATTTTTGTAATACGGCATCAAAATCTGCTGCTTCTTCTGGTGGTAAATCCACTAAAAGTACACCATCCACACCACAGTCATTCGCATAAGCCACAAATTTTTCATACCCGATGACTTCAACAGGATTTAAATACCCCATTAAAACCACAGGTGTTGTTGTGTCTTTTTGACGAAATTCTTTGACCATATTCAAAGCATCAAGGGTATTTGTTCCTGCCGCTAAAGCACGCTCTGCGGCAAGTGCAATCACTGGTCCATCTGCCATTGGGTCGGAAAATGGTAATCCGAGTTCAACAACATCTACGCCCGCTTCAACCATTTGATGTAACAAGGGTACTGTTACATGTGGTTGAGGATCACCCGCCATAACATAAGAAACCAATGCTTTACGCTGTTGTGATTTAAGCTGTGCAAATCGGGTGGCTAGACGTGACATAGAGTTGTACATTCCTTGAATTGTTAAACTTGAGGAGTTGATTTTGTATAAATACAAGACTTTGCATTGTAACGCTATTTTTTACTCATTGAATAGAGTAACTCAGTAGCACAATGTTATCTCATCTTAATACAAAATAACGAACAACCTATGGCATACATTTAGCGCTATTTATGTTTTTTGAACAATGATCAAAGCTACCTATTTTTCGCTTTTTTAAAATTCGCAATTAAATATAAAAATTTAAAATAAATCATTTAAATAGCATCATAAACAGTATAAAACGGTATACATTTTAATTTTTAAGAAATTGCAAAAGCTGTTTATACTATAGCGGCTAATGTTTTTTATTTTTTGAATATGACCACTCCCACACACAGTAAAGTGCAAGCTCGTGGGCTTGCGCTACTGCCACTTATTGTATTTTTAGCCATATTTTTAGGCAGTGGTATTTACCACTCAATCATTGGCACTGCGTTCGCTTTTTATCAAATGAAAGCCCCTGTCGCCGCACTTCCTGCGATTATTTTAGCAATTTTAATTTATCGTGGAAAAATCAACACAGCGATTGATGCGTTTTTAAAAGGAGCAAGCCACCCTAATCTGATTTTGATGTTTATGGTATTTATGCTCGCTGGTGCATTTGCCAGTGTTTCGAGTGCCATTGGCAGTGTCGATGCCACCGTACAATTTGGTTTATCGATCATCTCACCTGAGTTTGTCTTACCGATGCTATTTGTCATTTCAGCATTTATTGCCACAGCAATGGGAACCTCAATGGGCACTATTGCTGCCTGTGCTCCCATTGCTTTTGGTTTTTCACAAGCAACGGACATTCAGCCTATTTATGCCATTGGTGCTGTGGTGAGTGGTGCTATGTTTGGCGATAACTTGTCCATGATTTCAGACACTACCATTGCAGCAACACGGAGTTTGAATGTTGAATTGCGAGATAAGTTTCGGGTCAATGTATGGATTGCACTGCCTGCGGCAATCCTCACCATTCTGATTTATATTTTAAATACTCAACCATCGCAGCATATTGAATATAAAGAATATGACATTTGGTTAATGCTCCCGTATTTAGCTGTCTTCTCTTTGGCATTTACCCGTTTACATGTGCTTGCCGTTCTCACCATCGGCATCGTGTTGTCGGGTATCATCGGTTTAGTTGCACAACCAAATTTTGAAATTTTAAAATTTAATAATGCCATTTATGACGGCTTTGTGGGTATGTTTGAAGTTGCATTATTGTCCATGTTCTTAGGTGGCTTATCTGCCATCATGCAAAAAGAAGGTGGTTTGCAATGGTTGATTCAACGTATTTATGCCATAACACGTTGTTTTAAAGTGGGTAAACAACGTGCAGGTGAAATTGGCATCAGTTTTTTGGTGATCTTTTCCAATTTATTTGTCGCAAATAATACTGTTGCGATTATTTTGTCAGGCGATATGGCACGTGAAGTTGCCCACGAATATGGGGTTGATCCTAAACGTGCCGCAGCATTAATGGACATTTTTTCCTGTGTGATACAAGGCATTATTCCTTACGGTGCACAGCTTTTGTTGGCATGTTCTATTGCAAAACTGTCACCTATTGAGTTAATTGGCTCAATTTATTATTGTTGGATTTTGGCGATATTTGCAATTATCGCGATTATTTTTAGAATTCCAAAGTTAAAAACAGCTTAACTGAGAAAAGTACAGCAAATTAAAAACCTCTTTGTAAACTACGAAGAGGTTTTTTTTAACTTCATTCATCTACCTACCATGGACTTTTTTAAATAATTCATCAAAAATCAATTGGCTGACTTCCGCCAAATGCTGTTCATGCCAAGTATTCATATTTTTCCTTATACTCATTTGGGTTTTTATTCTTTCAATTGTTGTTTCTTTTGTAATAAAGTCTGCCCACTAAAGGCTTTATATGCTCTCGCCAAAGCAGATTGGTCAGAATACCCCAAACGCATGGCGATTTCTGTCAGATTGACATTATCCAAAAGTAATTGCTCACAACGTTTCATACGTTCAACTTCTAAAATCTTCTTAAAAGAACAATCCAAATTACTTAATTGACGTTGTAAAGTACGCACTGAAATATTCAAATGTATTGCAAGATCTTCAATTTTAGGTGCATGTTCATGCTGCCTTAAATCGTCAGCAATCCATTGATGACAATATTGCACAATATTGTCGAAACGAGCTTTAGAGGCTATCGCTTCCTCTGCTTGCCGAACCAACAACTGTGTCAAAGAAGGGTCTGCATCTTCAATTTTTAGATTTAAAGCATTCAAACTCAGTACAAAACTGTATTCAGGTTGATTAAAATTCACCTCGCAAGCATAAAACTTTTGATAATGATAAATCGCCATTTGAGGTGCATGAGCAAAATTGACACATAACAAGGGGAATAACTCTAGCGGCATCATTTTGCGTGCTAAATGTACCATTAAGGCATTGGTCAACTCATTAATAAAACAATATTTTTCATGTAAAAAAGGCCAAAACAAATGAATATTTTGCCCTGTTTGCAACATTTGCATCGGTTTAATTTCATCACCATCAATCACCAAACGACTAAAACGCAAAATGTACTGCAAAGCTTCAGCAATACTATTGCTACGTGTCGCCATATAACCTAATACGCCAAAATGTTCCGCTCGCACATGCTGTGCCATTTCAAAGGCTAAATGTGGACAATCCAGTTCTTTTTTTGTTTTTTCAATAATTTGCATAAAGAAGCCATAAGAACTTTGAGCATCTATCGCTTGGTTCAAGACTTGTTTTAATTTAAGTTGTTCTTCAGGCAAAAATGGCAGGCTTAGAATCTCTAAACCTTGTACATTCAAATAAGTTTGCCAAAGGTGATAATAACCATTGGGTATTTTTAATTCTTGCATGGCATTGCTCACTTTTTTATCATGCAGTCTGACATGATGGATTTTTACTTTGTCGTAAAATGTATAAAAATTGGCAATAACTGTCAAAACAAACTAGACGAAGCACGACATACTCAAAACATGAAAGCAATGTGAGTAAAATAAAATGAATGCTTTAGTTCAATATCAAGTCGATCCTGTGGTCAGAAGCAAACTCAATTTTAAATTAGATGAAGTTCCGCGCTTTTGGTTCGGTGGCGACCCATTTAAAACACGTATGTTTGATGCACTCAGCCTGACTTTTCCTGATGGCGAGCGTTATTTTATCGAATGTGTGCGCTTATTTCGCGACAAAATTACAGATCCCGACTTGCAAAAACGTGTTGCAGATTTTATTCGTCAAGAAGCACAACATGGTATTGCCCATGACAAAATGAATGAAGAAATGCGGAAACAAGGCATGCCACTTGATCAATTCATCAACTTTTTACAACGCCTGTTTAAATCTGAACTGAAAAATCGCTCTCCACAATACAATATTGCCATGACAGCAGCAGCGGAACATTTAACGGCATTGATGGCAGATACTTTTTATAGCCATAAATCAACCTTAAGCGATGCGCATCCCTATGTACGCGCATTATTTGCATGGCATGCAATTGAGGAAATGGAACATCGTGATGTGGCATTTGATGTCATGCAACAAGTCGGTGAAGTACCTGAATATTTAAGAAAATTTACCTTAGCTTTAACCACTGTTGCAATGATGGGCTTCACCACATATCGTGCTAATGTCATGTTGGCACATGATGGTTTTAGTCGCACCCAACGTCTAAAACTCGCACTCACAGGTATGCCATGGTTATTTGGTAAACAAGGTGTGTTTACTCGTATGCGTAAACCCTATATGGATTGGTACAAAAAGGATTTTCATCCAAGTCAGCATCCAATTATTGCGCAATATCACGTGTGGGTTGACACTTTAGCGCAAAGCAATGACCCTATTGCAGCTGGCGAAGCATTTTGGCAAGCGGCTTTATAAGCCACTTTTAAATAAAAGCCTGTATTTCAAAATACTTTCCCCGACATAAGCATGAATGTTCTCTTATGTCGTTTTTTATATGCAATTTTAAATTATTTGAAAAACTTAAAACAAGCCCGATCACCACTTGGCATAATGTTGCTCCAACATACCATACTCTTGATTTAAATAAATAATTCCACCTGTTTCAGTTGCAATTGTGCCGCTAATTTTAGATTGCCACTGACTAAACTGGCTACCAACTAAACGTAGATTTAAATTTTCAAAACGGCGCCAACCAATCAGCACTTCAAGCTTTAATTTTTCATCTAATGATCGAATCGTCCAATGTTGGTCGGATACTTTTTCAAATAGCACATCACTCAAAGGGTATAATACACCATTCACCCAAAGACAATTTTCATTGCCAAAACTTTCATTGACACCTGAAGCAAGATTTAAACCCACACGTTGACCTTGTTGATCCCAAAAATTGCAGGATAACCAAAACCATGCTGTTTCAGGACGCAAAAACCCACACGTATCATCCAAAGATGCGAAGCTTTTTTCATTGAAATATATCTTTTCATTCTGCTTATTGATGAAAAAACCTTCTACTCCCAAAGTCGTGAGCTTTTGTGTATAAGTCCAGCCATTAATTCCTGTCGGACTACATAAACTTAAAGGATCTGTAGCAGCGCAAAAAATACGTGCTTTGAGTTTTTCATCGCCATGTTTAGTGATATTGATATATCGCACACCATTGGCATGTTGCATCTCGATTTGAAAAGGCGATTTTTTAAATAAGCTTTGATTGTAAAGAGGTTGTTCATCAACCGATGTATGATGTCCTAAAATATTATTCGCATTCCACTCTAAAACGTCATCATTTGCATGATCATAGATATAAATAAAAGCATGTCCAGCCCACCCGATATCGACAATTGCAAAGCCGATACTGTAGTGTTCATGCTGAATACTACAAAATTTAAATTTCTTATATTTTAAATTTTTACGCCAACCTTTTAAGGTTTTTCCATAAGGGGTTTTATAAATATAACGATCAATATTAATAGAAGTGGGTAAAGTGGTGAAACGCCCATAACGAGGTAATCCATTCGCC
The DNA window shown above is from Acinetobacter piscicola and carries:
- the trpA gene encoding tryptophan synthase subunit alpha, which encodes MSRLATRFAQLKSQQRKALVSYVMAGDPQPHVTVPLLHQMVEAGVDVVELGLPFSDPMADGPVIALAAERALAAGTNTLDALNMVKEFRQKDTTTPVVLMGYLNPVEVIGYEKFVAYANDCGVDGVLLVDLPPEEAADFDAVLQKYSMDQIFLLAPTSTDERIQRVVKQASGFIYYVSLKGVTGAATLDTTEVATRIQKIKTVTDIPVGVGFGISDAASAKAVGQVADAVIVGSAFVKPFANLAPEQAAEQAVNKVKELRAALDELV
- a CDS encoding DUF2804 domain-containing protein codes for the protein MDLIQANGLPRYGRFTTLPTSINIDRYIYKTPYGKTLKGWRKNLKYKKFKFCSIQHEHYSIGFAIVDIGWAGHAFIYIYDHANDDVLEWNANNILGHHTSVDEQPLYNQSLFKKSPFQIEMQHANGVRYINITKHGDEKLKARIFCAATDPLSLCSPTGINGWTYTQKLTTLGVEGFFINKQNEKIYFNEKSFASLDDTCGFLRPETAWFWLSCNFWDQQGQRVGLNLASGVNESFGNENCLWVNGVLYPLSDVLFEKVSDQHWTIRSLDEKLKLEVLIGWRRFENLNLRLVGSQFSQWQSKISGTIATETGGIIYLNQEYGMLEQHYAKW
- a CDS encoding Na+/H+ antiporter NhaC family protein; translated protein: MTTPTHSKVQARGLALLPLIVFLAIFLGSGIYHSIIGTAFAFYQMKAPVAALPAIILAILIYRGKINTAIDAFLKGASHPNLILMFMVFMLAGAFASVSSAIGSVDATVQFGLSIISPEFVLPMLFVISAFIATAMGTSMGTIAACAPIAFGFSQATDIQPIYAIGAVVSGAMFGDNLSMISDTTIAATRSLNVELRDKFRVNVWIALPAAILTILIYILNTQPSQHIEYKEYDIWLMLPYLAVFSLAFTRLHVLAVLTIGIVLSGIIGLVAQPNFEILKFNNAIYDGFVGMFEVALLSMFLGGLSAIMQKEGGLQWLIQRIYAITRCFKVGKQRAGEIGISFLVIFSNLFVANNTVAIILSGDMAREVAHEYGVDPKRAAALMDIFSCVIQGIIPYGAQLLLACSIAKLSPIELIGSIYYCWILAIFAIIAIIFRIPKLKTA
- a CDS encoding metal-dependent hydrolase, whose protein sequence is MNALVQYQVDPVVRSKLNFKLDEVPRFWFGGDPFKTRMFDALSLTFPDGERYFIECVRLFRDKITDPDLQKRVADFIRQEAQHGIAHDKMNEEMRKQGMPLDQFINFLQRLFKSELKNRSPQYNIAMTAAAEHLTALMADTFYSHKSTLSDAHPYVRALFAWHAIEEMEHRDVAFDVMQQVGEVPEYLRKFTLALTTVAMMGFTTYRANVMLAHDGFSRTQRLKLALTGMPWLFGKQGVFTRMRKPYMDWYKKDFHPSQHPIIAQYHVWVDTLAQSNDPIAAGEAFWQAAL
- a CDS encoding AraC family transcriptional regulator — translated: MQELKIPNGYYHLWQTYLNVQGLEILSLPFLPEEQLKLKQVLNQAIDAQSSYGFFMQIIEKTKKELDCPHLAFEMAQHVRAEHFGVLGYMATRSNSIAEALQYILRFSRLVIDGDEIKPMQMLQTGQNIHLFWPFLHEKYCFINELTNALMVHLARKMMPLELFPLLCVNFAHAPQMAIYHYQKFYACEVNFNQPEYSFVLSLNALNLKIEDADPSLTQLLVRQAEEAIASKARFDNIVQYCHQWIADDLRQHEHAPKIEDLAIHLNISVRTLQRQLSNLDCSFKKILEVERMKRCEQLLLDNVNLTEIAMRLGYSDQSALARAYKAFSGQTLLQKKQQLKE
- the folC gene encoding bifunctional tetrahydrofolate synthase/dihydrofolate synthase; translation: MNNIAPLNTDSLQTWLNYWSHVHVTGIDLGLERVIPVAEALGVTKPNAKVFTVAGTNGKGSTTTTLAAILNAQGFNVGLYQSPHIYRFNERVKLAGQEVSDQTLIDAFVLVDAARRQCDLSLSFFEATTLAAFVIFKQMNCDVWVLEVGLGGRLDVVNVIDPDVAVITNIGLDHTDWLGDTIEKIAFEKAGIIRPNIPVVFGGLQQLPLAIKTKAQQCQAKLHVVNQDYFYDYAADGQTWNFATSGLTLKLPLGQLALENISTAVAAILLSDLTVTQHAIAQGILQARLQGRFEVETIHHKTQDKTVIFDAGHNPHGVEFLLKQLRKFMEYNKQYTEVVTVFSMLTDKDIETVVKLLKNTVLKWKIAPLTVPRAASMDQLRSALQDETVEQFENVQAAFLSALEETKNNQLILVCGSFHTLEAVWEYLEECQ
- the accD gene encoding acetyl-CoA carboxylase, carboxyltransferase subunit beta, with protein sequence MNQEVKSGKILSPVTPWTERSIPGIHLPDQQQTLKATFTEPTIECPECHALVTRTAMSFNAYVCPSCDEHLKMKARDRLNWFFDNVTAELGQEFVAKDPLHFVDSKAYPDRMKEAQDKTGESEALVVMQGQLKNIPLVACAFEFDFMGGSMGTVVGDRFVQAAEKAIAAKQPLICFAASGGARMQEGMLSLMQMARTSAAIQKMKDAHLPYIVVLTHPVYGGVTASLAMLGDVHIAEPKAMIGFAGKRVIEQTVREKLEEPFQRAEFLLDHGVVDQIVHRHALRDTVYRIVAKLMNLP